One window from the genome of Magnolia sinica isolate HGM2019 chromosome 4, MsV1, whole genome shotgun sequence encodes:
- the LOC131243426 gene encoding histone H1 has protein sequence MSEVAAETVDGEVASAMATEAPTAPATTTEAVAEETKIEKPEEEKKEKVSREKKPPKDRKPRENLSHPPYFQMIKEAILFLQDKSGSSTYAIAKHIEEKHKSVLPANFKKMLALQLKNFTAKGKLVKIKASFKLSELGKKEEKPVKSIAAARKKLKPVPKPTTASTKTRAGKKAAVKAAKKKKRGGRKGGRSATAKTKQPKSIKSPAAKKAKKVSAI, from the exons ATGTCAGAAGTAGCAGCAGAGACCGTTGACGGTGAAGTAGCCTCTGCCATGGCGACGGAGGCTCCTACAGCACCAGCAACAACAACAGAGGCTGTTGCTGAAGAAACCAAGATTGAAAAAccagaagaggagaagaaagaaaaggtctCAAGAGAGAAAAAGCCTCCTAAAGATAGAAAGCCCAGAGAAAATCTATCTCATCCTCCTTACTTTCAG atgatcAAAGAAGCCATCTTATTTCTGCAAGACAAAAGCGGATCAAGCACCTATGCCATTGCCAAGCACATAGAAGAGAAGCATAAGTCTGTATTGCCAGCAAATTTCAAGAAGATGTTGGCTCTCCAGCTGAAGAACTTCACTGCAAAAGGGAAGCTTGTCAAGATCAAAGCTTCCTTCAAGCTCTCTGAATTGGGTAAGAAAGAGGAGAAGCCTGTCAAGAGCATTGCAGCTGCAAGAAAGAAGCTGAAACCAGTACCTAAACCAACTACGGCTTCGACCAAGACGAGAGCTGGGAAGAAAGCTGCTGTGAAAGcggcaaagaagaagaagagaggtggTAGGAAGGGAGGGAGATCTGCTACTGCAAAGACAAAGCAGCCAAAATCTATCAAGTCTCCTGCtgcaaagaaagcaaagaagGTTTCTGCTATCTGA